Proteins found in one Arthrobacter sp. U41 genomic segment:
- a CDS encoding NYN domain-containing protein — MTAPLPQSRRPGIRAAMFVDFDNVYTGLMALDPAAAKRFAEDPKHWTEALAGGAGEESRRFLIRNCYLNPVVYSKYRPYWTRAGFRVIDCPSLTQRGKSSTDINLVLDAMDALSGAAHVEEFFVASADADFTSLIQRFRAADRMTTVIAAGAVAFAYREMADSVVESHDFVAILNGTSAEIPRMVTSAGLTAPLTTAPLASGAAGTAADAVRALVQAAPGPVAGSVAAHRALTADPSLKTDWGGHGKFGSWIAQIGQGVQYSSTPSPGWVWDAKRFSPELYSLASEGRPAIEEQVTRVTDVPALSTEQFRQVFLSLEAKLRDHPGNRSELARSVRDDCVAAGQPVSRSAVNFVIQGVVSAGGSVTDEMTARELAAAWTRNIEELCRLALMEFDDAEKLALRRWASGGLLESSPPR, encoded by the coding sequence ATGACCGCACCTCTCCCCCAATCCAGACGGCCCGGCATCCGCGCAGCGATGTTCGTTGACTTCGACAACGTCTACACCGGTCTGATGGCCCTGGACCCCGCCGCCGCCAAGAGGTTCGCCGAGGATCCCAAGCATTGGACGGAGGCGTTGGCCGGCGGCGCGGGCGAGGAATCCCGGCGCTTCCTGATCCGTAACTGCTATCTCAACCCGGTGGTCTACTCCAAGTACCGGCCGTACTGGACCCGTGCCGGGTTCCGCGTGATCGATTGCCCCTCCCTCACGCAGCGTGGAAAGAGCAGCACCGACATCAATCTGGTGCTGGACGCCATGGATGCCTTGTCCGGGGCCGCACATGTTGAAGAATTCTTCGTCGCTTCGGCAGACGCGGATTTCACGTCGCTGATCCAGCGGTTCCGGGCCGCTGACCGCATGACAACGGTCATCGCTGCCGGTGCTGTGGCGTTCGCGTACCGGGAGATGGCCGACAGTGTCGTCGAATCCCACGACTTCGTCGCAATCCTCAACGGGACCTCCGCGGAGATCCCGCGAATGGTGACGTCTGCCGGGCTGACCGCCCCGCTCACAACCGCACCTCTGGCTTCCGGGGCAGCCGGGACGGCGGCTGACGCTGTCCGCGCCCTGGTGCAGGCCGCACCGGGCCCGGTTGCCGGATCGGTTGCAGCGCACAGGGCACTGACCGCGGACCCCTCGCTGAAGACCGACTGGGGCGGCCACGGCAAGTTCGGGTCCTGGATCGCCCAGATCGGGCAAGGCGTCCAATACTCGTCGACGCCGTCGCCCGGCTGGGTGTGGGACGCGAAGCGGTTCTCGCCGGAGCTCTACTCGCTGGCGTCCGAGGGCCGGCCGGCGATCGAGGAGCAGGTCACCAGGGTTACAGACGTGCCGGCGCTTTCGACCGAACAGTTCCGGCAGGTCTTCCTGTCGCTGGAGGCAAAGTTGCGCGACCACCCGGGCAACCGCAGCGAACTGGCACGATCCGTCAGGGACGACTGTGTTGCAGCCGGACAGCCGGTGTCCCGCTCGGCCGTCAACTTCGTAATCCAGGGCGTGGTCTCCGCAGGGGGCTCCGTCACCGACGAGATGACGGCCAGGGAACTCGCTGCGGCGTGGACGAGAAATATTGAAGAGCTGTGCCGGTTGGCCTTGATGGAGTTCGACGACGCGGAAAAACTCGCGCTCAGGCGATGGGCCAGCGGCGGGCTCCTGGAATCCAGCCCGCCGCGATAG
- a CDS encoding GOLPH3/VPS74 family protein, with protein MDAETTKVDELSLPQAFLLLATNDKNGKPEVPVYALRTTLAGAILAELELLGAIELQGKNVRATGATPKTELQHELELIRGKSRPHTPKRWVSMLENRAEVQRIYEGMASQGIVEHVGEKRLGLFKSTRYPEKDHGPEAALLQKIKTALSGAPSEAVKPDATAPEAKAPDAMTDSNAPDTKAPAAKPDSKVPDARTTALIALLQAAGLLGKLFPATDQSRAAQLAKDYWPSRAVEDELRMIRLAEAEAPTL; from the coding sequence ATGGATGCTGAAACAACAAAGGTGGATGAGCTGAGCCTTCCCCAGGCTTTCCTGCTCTTGGCAACGAACGACAAGAACGGAAAACCCGAAGTGCCGGTATACGCGCTCAGGACCACGTTGGCAGGGGCAATACTGGCCGAGCTGGAACTGCTCGGTGCCATCGAACTGCAGGGCAAGAACGTCAGGGCTACCGGCGCCACCCCGAAAACGGAGCTCCAGCACGAGCTGGAGCTCATCCGGGGCAAATCCCGGCCCCACACTCCCAAGCGGTGGGTCTCCATGCTGGAGAACCGCGCCGAAGTGCAGCGAATCTACGAGGGGATGGCGTCCCAGGGCATCGTGGAACATGTCGGCGAAAAACGCCTTGGCCTGTTCAAATCCACACGGTATCCGGAGAAGGACCACGGCCCGGAAGCTGCGCTCCTGCAAAAGATCAAAACCGCGCTCAGCGGTGCGCCGTCGGAGGCCGTGAAGCCTGACGCCACGGCGCCCGAGGCGAAGGCGCCTGATGCCATGACTGACTCCAACGCGCCTGATACCAAGGCCCCTGCTGCCAAGCCCGATTCCAAGGTGCCCGATGCCAGGACCACGGCGCTGATCGCCCTGCTTCAGGCTGCCGGGCTGCTCGGCAAGCTTTTCCCGGCGACAGACCAAAGCCGGGCAGCTCAGCTGGCGAAGGACTATTGGCCTTCCCGCGCGGTGGAGGACGAACTTCGGATGATCAGACTGGCGGAGGCGGAAGCCCCCACCTTGTGA